Proteins found in one Panthera tigris isolate Pti1 chromosome B3, P.tigris_Pti1_mat1.1, whole genome shotgun sequence genomic segment:
- the PSTPIP1 gene encoding proline-serine-threonine phosphatase-interacting protein 1 isoform X1, whose translation MMPQLQFRDAFWCRDFTAHTGYEVLLQRLLDGRKMCKDVEELLRQRAQAEERYGKELVQIARKAGGQTEINSLRASFDSLKQQMENVGSSHIQLALALREELRSLEEFRERQKEQRKKYEAVMDRVQKSKLSLYKKAMDSKKTYEQKCRDADDAEQAFERISTNGHQKQVEKSQNKAKQCKDSATEAERVYRQNIEQLEKVRGEWEQEHRTTCEAFQLQEFDRLTILRNALWVHCNQLSLQCVKDDELYEEVRVTLEGCSVEADIDGFIQAKSTGTEPPAPVPYQNYYDREVAPSSGSPGVQPSCGVIKRFSGLLHGSPKTTSLAASAETLTPTPERSEVVYSAITVQEAPGPPSVPAQGYRVLYDYTAQNSDELNISAGDILEVILEGEDGWWTVERNGQRGFVPGSYLEKL comes from the exons TGCAGGGACTTCACGGCCCACACAGGCTATGAGGTGCTGCTGCAGCGGCTGCTCGACGGCAGGAAGATGTGCAAGGACGTGGAGGAGCTGCTGAGGCAGAG GGCCCAAGCAGAGGAGAGGTATGGGAAGGAGCTGGTGCAGATCGCCCGGAAGGCAGGCGGCCAGACAGAGATCAA CTCCCTGAGGGCCTCCTTTGACTCCCTAAAGCAGC AAATGGAGAATGTGGGCAGCTCCCACATCCAGCTGGCCCTGGCCCTGCGTGAGGAGCTGAGAAGCCTCGAGGAGTTCCGtgagaggcagaaggagcagaggaagaag TATGAGGCCGTCATGGACCGTGTCCAGAAGAGCAAGCTGTCTCTCTACAAGAAGGCTATGGAT TCCAAGAAGACATATGAGCAGAAGTGCCGGGACGCCGATGACGCCGAGCAGGCCTTTGAGCGCATTAGCACCAATGGCCACCAGAAGCAAGTGGAGAAG agCCAGAACAAAGCCAAGCAGTGCAAGGACTCAGCCACGGAGGCAG AGCGAGTGTACAGGCAGAACATCGAGCAGTTGGAGAAGGTGCGGGGTGAGTGGGAGCAGGAGCACCGGACCACTTGTGAG GCTTTCCAGCTGCAAGAGTTTGATCGATTGACCATCCTTCGCAATGCCCTGTGGGTGCACTGTAACCAGCTCTCCTTGCAGTGTGTCAAGGACGATGAG CTCTACGAGGAGGTGCGGGTGACGCTAGAAGGCTGCAGCGTGGAAGCCGACATCGATGGCTTCATCCAGGCCAAGAGCACAGGCACTGAGCCCCCGG CTCCGGTGCCCTACCAGAACTATTACGATCGGGAGGTCGCGCCCTCATCTGGCAGCCCTGGCGTACAACCATCGTGCGGCGTGATAAAGAG GTTCTCCGGGCTGCTACACGGAAGTCCCAAGACCACATCATTGGCAGCCTCTGCAG AGACCCTGACCCCAACCCCTGAACGGAGTGAGGTTGTCTACTCTGCCATCACGGTGCAGGAGGCGCCGGGCCCCCCAAGCGTGCCAGCACAGGGCTACAGGGTGCTCTACGACTACACGGCCCAG AATTCCGACGAGTTGAATATCTCTGCGGGAGACATCCTGGAAGTCATCCTGGAAGGGGAGGATGGTTGGTGGACAGTGGAACGGAATGGGCAGCGTGGCTTCGTCCCTGGTTCCTACCTGGAGAAGCTCTGA
- the PSTPIP1 gene encoding proline-serine-threonine phosphatase-interacting protein 1 isoform X3 has protein sequence MGRSWCRSPGRQAARQRSKMENVGSSHIQLALALREELRSLEEFRERQKEQRKKYEAVMDRVQKSKLSLYKKAMDSKKTYEQKCRDADDAEQAFERISTNGHQKQVEKSQNKAKQCKDSATEAERVYRQNIEQLEKVRGEWEQEHRTTCEAFQLQEFDRLTILRNALWVHCNQLSLQCVKDDELYEEVRVTLEGCSVEADIDGFIQAKSTGTEPPAPVPYQNYYDREVAPSSGSPGVQPSCGVIKRFSGLLHGSPKTTSLAASAETLTPTPERSEVVYSAITVQEAPGPPSVPAQGYRVLYDYTAQNSDELNISAGDILEVILEGEDGWWTVERNGQRGFVPGSYLEKL, from the exons ATGGGAAGGAGCTGGTGCAGATCGCCCGGAAGGCAGGCGGCCAGACAGAGATCAA AAATGGAGAATGTGGGCAGCTCCCACATCCAGCTGGCCCTGGCCCTGCGTGAGGAGCTGAGAAGCCTCGAGGAGTTCCGtgagaggcagaaggagcagaggaagaag TATGAGGCCGTCATGGACCGTGTCCAGAAGAGCAAGCTGTCTCTCTACAAGAAGGCTATGGAT TCCAAGAAGACATATGAGCAGAAGTGCCGGGACGCCGATGACGCCGAGCAGGCCTTTGAGCGCATTAGCACCAATGGCCACCAGAAGCAAGTGGAGAAG agCCAGAACAAAGCCAAGCAGTGCAAGGACTCAGCCACGGAGGCAG AGCGAGTGTACAGGCAGAACATCGAGCAGTTGGAGAAGGTGCGGGGTGAGTGGGAGCAGGAGCACCGGACCACTTGTGAG GCTTTCCAGCTGCAAGAGTTTGATCGATTGACCATCCTTCGCAATGCCCTGTGGGTGCACTGTAACCAGCTCTCCTTGCAGTGTGTCAAGGACGATGAG CTCTACGAGGAGGTGCGGGTGACGCTAGAAGGCTGCAGCGTGGAAGCCGACATCGATGGCTTCATCCAGGCCAAGAGCACAGGCACTGAGCCCCCGG CTCCGGTGCCCTACCAGAACTATTACGATCGGGAGGTCGCGCCCTCATCTGGCAGCCCTGGCGTACAACCATCGTGCGGCGTGATAAAGAG GTTCTCCGGGCTGCTACACGGAAGTCCCAAGACCACATCATTGGCAGCCTCTGCAG AGACCCTGACCCCAACCCCTGAACGGAGTGAGGTTGTCTACTCTGCCATCACGGTGCAGGAGGCGCCGGGCCCCCCAAGCGTGCCAGCACAGGGCTACAGGGTGCTCTACGACTACACGGCCCAG AATTCCGACGAGTTGAATATCTCTGCGGGAGACATCCTGGAAGTCATCCTGGAAGGGGAGGATGGTTGGTGGACAGTGGAACGGAATGGGCAGCGTGGCTTCGTCCCTGGTTCCTACCTGGAGAAGCTCTGA
- the PSTPIP1 gene encoding proline-serine-threonine phosphatase-interacting protein 1 isoform X2, translating to MMPQLQFRDAFWCRDFTAHTGYEVLLQRLLDGRKMCKDVEELLRQSSLRASFDSLKQQMENVGSSHIQLALALREELRSLEEFRERQKEQRKKYEAVMDRVQKSKLSLYKKAMDSKKTYEQKCRDADDAEQAFERISTNGHQKQVEKSQNKAKQCKDSATEAERVYRQNIEQLEKVRGEWEQEHRTTCEAFQLQEFDRLTILRNALWVHCNQLSLQCVKDDELYEEVRVTLEGCSVEADIDGFIQAKSTGTEPPAPVPYQNYYDREVAPSSGSPGVQPSCGVIKRFSGLLHGSPKTTSLAASAETLTPTPERSEVVYSAITVQEAPGPPSVPAQGYRVLYDYTAQNSDELNISAGDILEVILEGEDGWWTVERNGQRGFVPGSYLEKL from the exons TGCAGGGACTTCACGGCCCACACAGGCTATGAGGTGCTGCTGCAGCGGCTGCTCGACGGCAGGAAGATGTGCAAGGACGTGGAGGAGCTGCTGAGGCAGAG CTCCCTGAGGGCCTCCTTTGACTCCCTAAAGCAGC AAATGGAGAATGTGGGCAGCTCCCACATCCAGCTGGCCCTGGCCCTGCGTGAGGAGCTGAGAAGCCTCGAGGAGTTCCGtgagaggcagaaggagcagaggaagaag TATGAGGCCGTCATGGACCGTGTCCAGAAGAGCAAGCTGTCTCTCTACAAGAAGGCTATGGAT TCCAAGAAGACATATGAGCAGAAGTGCCGGGACGCCGATGACGCCGAGCAGGCCTTTGAGCGCATTAGCACCAATGGCCACCAGAAGCAAGTGGAGAAG agCCAGAACAAAGCCAAGCAGTGCAAGGACTCAGCCACGGAGGCAG AGCGAGTGTACAGGCAGAACATCGAGCAGTTGGAGAAGGTGCGGGGTGAGTGGGAGCAGGAGCACCGGACCACTTGTGAG GCTTTCCAGCTGCAAGAGTTTGATCGATTGACCATCCTTCGCAATGCCCTGTGGGTGCACTGTAACCAGCTCTCCTTGCAGTGTGTCAAGGACGATGAG CTCTACGAGGAGGTGCGGGTGACGCTAGAAGGCTGCAGCGTGGAAGCCGACATCGATGGCTTCATCCAGGCCAAGAGCACAGGCACTGAGCCCCCGG CTCCGGTGCCCTACCAGAACTATTACGATCGGGAGGTCGCGCCCTCATCTGGCAGCCCTGGCGTACAACCATCGTGCGGCGTGATAAAGAG GTTCTCCGGGCTGCTACACGGAAGTCCCAAGACCACATCATTGGCAGCCTCTGCAG AGACCCTGACCCCAACCCCTGAACGGAGTGAGGTTGTCTACTCTGCCATCACGGTGCAGGAGGCGCCGGGCCCCCCAAGCGTGCCAGCACAGGGCTACAGGGTGCTCTACGACTACACGGCCCAG AATTCCGACGAGTTGAATATCTCTGCGGGAGACATCCTGGAAGTCATCCTGGAAGGGGAGGATGGTTGGTGGACAGTGGAACGGAATGGGCAGCGTGGCTTCGTCCCTGGTTCCTACCTGGAGAAGCTCTGA